In the genome of Entelurus aequoreus isolate RoL-2023_Sb linkage group LG08, RoL_Eaeq_v1.1, whole genome shotgun sequence, one region contains:
- the LOC133655355 gene encoding protein Tob1-like, giving the protein MQLEIQVALNFIISYLYNKLPRRRVNIFGEELESQLRKKYEGHWYPDKPYKGSGYRCIHVGEKVDPVVEKAAKESGLDIEDVRNNLPQDLSVWIDPFEVSYQIGEKGPVKVLYVDDNGENGSELDKEIKNSFNPEAQVFMPITEPVGPSSESSSPSPPFGQSAAVSPSFMPRSTQPLTFTTATFAATKFGSTKMKSGGRSNNAPGGSSNKVARSSPVSHLGLNVNTLLKQKAISTSMHSLYGLGLGQQQQKASALSPNAKEFVFPNLQGQTSPGAVFPSEGSLGLGPAPYNNAFDVFAAYGSLNDKSLTDGLNFGLSNMQYSNQQFQPVMAN; this is encoded by the coding sequence ATGCAGCTTGAAATTCAAGTAGCACTCAactttattatttcctatttataCAACAAACTCCCCCGACGACGTGTGAATATCTTTGGCGAAGAGCTCGAGAGCCAGCTGAGGAAAAAATATGAAGGCCACTGGTATCCAGATAAGCCATACAAGGGTTCGGGGTACAGGTGCATCCACGTAGGGGAGAAAGTGGATCCTGTGGTGGAGAAGGCAGCCAAAGAGAGCGGGCTGGACATTGAAGATGTCCGGAATAACCTCCCTCAGGACCTTAGCGTGTGGATTGATCCGTTTGAGGTTTCTTACCAGATCGGAGAGAAGGGACCGGTCAAGGTGCTATATGTGGATGATAACGGTGAGAATGGCTCAGAACTGGACAAAGAGATCAAGAACAGTTTTAATCCTGAGGCCCAAGTCTTTATGCCAATCACTGAGCCCGTCGGGCCTTCCTCGGAATCCAGCTCCCCTTCCCCACCTTTTGGGCAGTCGGCTGCCGTCAGCCCCTCGTTCATGCCACGTTCCACCCAGCCTCTGACCTTCACCACTGCCACCTTTGCCGCCACCAAATTCGGATCCACCAAGATGAAGAGCGGCGGCCGCAGCAACAACGCCCCAGGCGGCAGTAGCAACAAGGTGGCTCGCTCGTCCCCCGTCAGCCACCTGGGTCTGAATGTCAACACCCTCCTTAAGCAGAAAGCCATTTCCACCTCCATGCACTCACTGTACGGGCTGGGCCTGGGGCAGCAGCAGCAGAAGGCCTCTGCTCTCTCCCCCAACGCCAAGGAGTTTGTGTTCCCCAACCTCCAGGGTCAGACCAGCCCCGGAGCTGTGTTCCCCAGCGAAGGTTCCCTGGGGCTTGGACCTGCACCGTACAACAATGCCTTTGACGTGTTCGCGGCCTACGGAAGCCTCAACGACAAGTCACTCACGGACGGCCTCAACTTCGGTCTGAGCAACATGCAGTATTCTAACCAGCAATTCCAGCCTGTCATGGCAAACTAA